One window of Methanogenium organophilum genomic DNA carries:
- a CDS encoding NosD domain-containing protein: MNNRIPDLTKAGVLAILFLCIAASPVFGAEVSENGSFSDEQPMLPEIISIGVTPATADILIGGTQQFTAVACDASGQTIPDMEFIWESSDGTVGMVDESGLFTALSKGTVIVSAINGSMSASSDVTVSDEIPKPMAEPTGKATLTGINKSVEGEGLVPVIAESTGTKPLSDYNHIFVKVANDGGVKYNAFENNTYNIRFEGYDRGLNALHISTSSAPADKFGQVTVTENQSGTFYATDSGGKGYEDEILLMVAVNGTIPDDFSVRVQADGYTWTPNPVSNQAPPLDNVTYQPVALDEIFTKEDFMYGPQIWKPTGNGFDYPIYYGQNMTDTENTFQLMFIDLNAGVLRPNEALENNGAVRINYTLENLESFAAFGVYGYCQNSNNGDDMVAWANAVIEPKIVSGYSVIGSGSGPVPDRIEVEPTMAQVVVGDVYHFAATAFDALNNVISGLAFSWASSDEIVGTIDESGNFTALAPGTTNVTASRLSITGTSAVTVVSPEPVTWYVGDDEIADFTTIQAAINAAKTGDTILVRNGTYAENLNIAKTLIIQSENGSGQTTIQAASSGSPAITITADNVTLDGFTITGATGRKKAGISLNGGDHCIFANNIVTGNYVGIHITSGTSATVTGNYIHHNSDRGLYLSVAPFTTVTHNDISENAANVELEYRSTNATFAQNSINHTTKTTKNAVTVYANNLTFTGNRCEDSAQGFFITNGNDARITNNTFHNSKYDLKLSRSAGDIVARNTFVEPKISLDTCGEIAFNTSEPVSYQYSGTKFTSYLGNYYGDYVGTDADGNGIGEENRTINGDYIDFHPLMKPGDDYCPIESPVLTSITVVPGSAEVILHETFTFTATVCDQYGSDMGEIDLNWSLKCPDLGEIDENGFFTARQIGTTTVIATADGISGTANITVIPIPEPVTHYVGDGGEYDTIQAAVDAARNGDTILVRNGTYAENLNIAKTLIIQSENGSGQTTIQAASSGSPAITITADNVTLDGFTITGATGRKKAGISLNGGDHCIFANNIVTGNYVGIHITSGTSATVTGNYIHHNSDRGLYLSVAPFTTVTHNDISENAANVELEYRSTNATFAQNSINHTTKTTKNAVTVYANNLTFTGNRCEDSAQGFFITNGNDARITNNTFHNSKYDLKLSRSAGDIVARNTFVEPKISLDTCGEIAFNTSEPVSYQYSGTKFTSYLGNYYGDYVGTDADGNGIGEENRTINGDYIDFHPLMKVGSDYRIVASTPLEPVPLPNDGIFYFKVANDDETRFNYYGNNTYKHCFTGGGLNSFHLTKDPLGTGEMHSLTGDQRGSFFLTDTGGKGYFHDAILLVAVNGTIPDDFSLHIRSNGFIWTPAVSQDMSAATDIQYIEGAVDEIFTKDDFIYGPQNWKPYKTDDHLPLYYGQNMSDEANTFRLMYIDLKVGGIGYRSGVSGLENDGAAVIEYTFENLTSFAAVNGYGWRKTGDNDGEAGWTNADSSLAVRGVPSSEESVLTKIVIAPGSDVEVTDGETIQFSTTCYDQYTREMDGIPINWSFSHPKIGTVNDNGLFTANGVGTGYLTASHGDITASKTVTVLSSFHEPHTWYVDDSGGKDFTTISDAINSSRNGDTIIVRNGTYSEHVKITKDLTICSEHGPAGTNIIPVEPWQYTVHVTTENATFRGFTVGGPLSEGEVGVGFGVSAIRLDGADNCTISENVIEPCDYSIYLRGSSKNVLENNHLPSGGQQLSLDNSQDNIVTGSEFSNVYIWCASGNVLTENIFRTCYAVITGSGNVFFANTFRGSVDNFAMSSNCAWNSTESVAYTYNEKAYVGFVGNYWEYCNGTDTDGDGIIDTPYKLDEHPLNGMWVDGAIISPEVDHIIVSPGTTVVAMGDSKQFTAFTYDTSGNIIDDSPCGWTIDNTTVGMVNYYTGLFIPQAVGEAIITATYPKTGVIGTAKVSVVLDPKTWYVDDSGGADYTTIQSAVDASRAWDRIVVREGEYVENVEVGKPLTIISADGPEKTIVRSDSLGHVFTINADYVTISGFTTTGARSVDACGIYGGDFDRYFHHCNFTNNILSGNRDAGIRLNYFSDCIIENNRISKNKYGIYMWGGVNNAFINDTIKENERGLRLLANNGGGGNIIFQNTFVNNTYSPIIESVNIWNSTEPVIYVYKGTTCTEYIGNYWDDYNGIDRDGDGIGDTSYALSGGNIDSHPLVMPGAYYLPSDTDTKQNIALSIPGMIITETGYGQEISVNTSLADITISDDGNIITIDRGSYYMNILTQGVHGDMNGTVNGTVAGIILDTAPVTTQFDALGNVTASLMANLTGITLGAALETTISENVSTAAQSAFQLAAIADGLDLDAVAYTMNIVKTNLTNGQDIADATIRMAVSPAWVAANGGYDGVKIIRFAEDGTREVLDTVYLGFDGELDQFEAYSPNGLSVFGLSATSAAAGPAGTGFSTSGGGVSSTSSARCDGISAGDTAVFVMDRTAVSEVDVKAATAIPSMMLTAETVAKPSSVSDAPGELYQYIEITSYYAPEDCMQMATLKFSVDPAWLSSIGSSATGVEMYRYNEASDTWDLLSTVADGEADSGYRFFADTPSFSLFAITAEKGASAPAEVVPTDAPKQPSGDSTTPSQAEPTTSAATQTPAATGSIPTMVIIAFIAIIGVCGVGYRRKNAGNK, encoded by the coding sequence ATGAACAATCGAATTCCTGATTTAACAAAAGCAGGCGTACTGGCAATATTATTCCTCTGTATTGCCGCGTCTCCTGTTTTCGGAGCGGAAGTTTCCGAAAATGGCAGTTTTTCTGACGAGCAACCGATGTTGCCTGAGATTATTTCCATTGGTGTTACCCCGGCAACTGCTGATATTTTGATCGGTGGGACACAGCAGTTCACGGCGGTTGCATGCGATGCCTCCGGTCAGACAATTCCGGATATGGAATTTATCTGGGAGAGCAGCGATGGAACCGTTGGCATGGTGGACGAGAGCGGTCTATTTACCGCCCTCTCAAAGGGGACGGTGATTGTCAGCGCCATTAATGGTAGCATGTCAGCAAGTTCTGATGTAACGGTATCTGATGAGATTCCGAAGCCCATGGCAGAACCTACGGGTAAGGCCACATTAACTGGCATAAACAAAAGCGTTGAAGGGGAAGGCCTGGTCCCAGTAATCGCGGAGTCCACAGGTACAAAGCCCCTGTCCGACTACAACCACATCTTCGTCAAAGTCGCCAACGATGGCGGTGTGAAGTACAACGCCTTTGAAAACAATACCTATAACATCCGGTTCGAGGGCTACGACCGTGGTCTCAACGCCCTGCACATCTCTACGTCCTCGGCGCCGGCGGATAAATTTGGTCAGGTGACGGTCACAGAGAACCAGAGCGGCACCTTCTATGCGACCGATTCCGGCGGCAAAGGGTATGAGGATGAGATCCTCCTGATGGTCGCGGTCAACGGCACCATCCCTGATGACTTCAGCGTTCGTGTGCAGGCCGACGGCTACACGTGGACGCCGAATCCCGTGAGCAACCAGGCACCGCCTCTTGACAACGTGACCTACCAGCCTGTCGCTCTCGACGAGATCTTCACCAAAGAAGACTTCATGTACGGCCCGCAGATCTGGAAGCCGACCGGCAACGGCTTCGACTACCCGATCTACTACGGCCAGAACATGACGGACACGGAGAACACCTTCCAGCTGATGTTCATCGACCTGAACGCAGGTGTTCTCCGGCCGAATGAGGCTCTTGAGAACAATGGTGCGGTGCGGATAAACTATACCCTCGAGAATCTCGAGAGCTTTGCCGCCTTTGGTGTCTATGGCTATTGCCAGAACTCCAACAACGGTGACGATATGGTCGCCTGGGCCAATGCCGTGATCGAACCCAAGATCGTGAGCGGCTACTCGGTCATCGGGTCCGGCAGCGGTCCCGTTCCCGACAGAATTGAAGTCGAACCGACAATGGCACAGGTCGTCGTCGGTGATGTGTATCATTTTGCTGCAACCGCCTTTGACGCCCTGAACAATGTCATCAGCGGCCTTGCCTTCTCGTGGGCAAGTTCAGACGAGATTGTAGGGACAATTGACGAAAGCGGCAACTTCACTGCCCTCGCACCAGGAACGACAAATGTGACCGCAAGCCGCCTCAGTATTACGGGCACGTCTGCAGTCACGGTTGTATCACCCGAACCGGTAACATGGTATGTAGGCGATGACGAAATCGCTGATTTCACCACCATTCAGGCGGCCATCAACGCAGCAAAGACCGGGGACACGATCCTTGTCAGAAACGGCACTTATGCAGAGAACCTCAATATTGCAAAGACTCTCATCATCCAATCAGAGAATGGCAGCGGGCAAACTACCATCCAGGCCGCAAGTTCCGGGAGCCCGGCCATCACCATCACTGCAGATAATGTCACCCTTGACGGTTTCACGATAACCGGAGCAACCGGCAGGAAGAAGGCGGGGATCAGTCTGAATGGTGGAGATCATTGTATCTTCGCTAACAACATTGTGACCGGCAACTACGTTGGCATTCACATCACATCAGGTACATCCGCCACGGTTACTGGCAATTACATTCATCACAACAGCGACCGTGGACTCTACCTCTCGGTTGCCCCATTCACTACTGTAACCCACAACGACATCTCAGAAAATGCCGCAAACGTTGAGCTGGAATATCGGTCAACCAATGCCACCTTTGCCCAGAATAGTATCAACCACACCACGAAGACAACGAAAAACGCCGTCACCGTCTATGCCAACAATCTCACCTTCACCGGCAATCGTTGCGAAGATAGTGCACAGGGATTTTTCATCACGAACGGGAATGATGCCCGGATCACCAACAACACTTTCCACAACAGCAAATATGATCTCAAGCTCTCTCGCTCCGCGGGGGATATTGTGGCTCGCAACACCTTTGTCGAACCGAAGATCTCATTGGATACCTGTGGTGAAATCGCCTTTAATACCTCCGAACCTGTTTCATACCAATATAGCGGCACGAAATTCACCAGCTACCTGGGCAACTACTATGGTGACTATGTCGGAACCGACGCTGATGGCAACGGGATTGGCGAAGAAAACCGGACAATCAATGGGGACTATATTGACTTCCATCCGTTGATGAAACCAGGAGATGACTACTGCCCCATTGAATCGCCGGTGCTCACCTCAATCACTGTCGTTCCGGGTTCAGCAGAGGTAATTCTGCATGAAACTTTCACTTTCACAGCAACGGTTTGTGATCAGTATGGTAGTGATATGGGCGAAATTGACCTCAATTGGTCTCTTAAATGCCCCGATCTGGGAGAAATCGACGAAAATGGATTTTTTACCGCTCGACAGATCGGCACAACCACCGTCATCGCAACGGCGGACGGCATATCCGGCACGGCAAATATTACTGTCATCCCAATCCCTGAACCGGTAACACACTATGTTGGAGATGGGGGTGAATATGATACCATTCAGGCAGCGGTGGATGCTGCTAGGAATGGCGACACGATCCTTGTCAGAAACGGCACTTATGCAGAGAACCTCAATATTGCAAAGACTCTCATCATCCAATCAGAGAATGGCAGCGGGCAAACTACCATCCAGGCCGCAAGTTCCGGGAGCCCGGCCATCACCATCACTGCAGATAATGTCACCCTTGACGGTTTCACGATAACCGGAGCAACCGGCAGGAAGAAGGCGGGGATCAGTCTGAATGGTGGAGATCATTGTATCTTCGCTAACAACATTGTGACCGGCAACTACGTTGGCATTCACATCACATCAGGTACATCCGCCACGGTTACTGGCAATTACATTCATCACAACAGCGACCGTGGACTCTACCTCTCGGTTGCCCCATTCACTACTGTAACCCACAACGACATCTCAGAAAATGCCGCAAACGTTGAGCTGGAATATCGGTCAACCAATGCCACCTTTGCCCAGAATAGTATCAACCACACCACGAAGACAACGAAAAACGCCGTCACCGTCTATGCCAACAATCTCACCTTCACCGGCAATCGTTGCGAAGATAGTGCACAGGGATTTTTCATCACGAACGGGAATGATGCCCGGATCACCAACAACACTTTCCACAACAGCAAATATGATCTCAAGCTCTCTCGCTCCGCGGGGGATATTGTGGCTCGCAACACCTTTGTCGAACCGAAGATCTCATTGGATACCTGTGGTGAAATCGCCTTTAATACCTCCGAACCTGTTTCATACCAATATAGCGGCACGAAATTCACCAGCTACCTGGGCAACTACTATGGTGACTATGTCGGAACCGACGCTGATGGCAACGGGATTGGCGAAGAAAACCGGACAATCAATGGGGACTATATTGACTTCCATCCGTTGATGAAAGTGGGCAGCGATTACAGGATTGTTGCGTCCACTCCGTTAGAGCCGGTGCCCCTTCCAAATGATGGGATTTTCTATTTCAAAGTCGCCAATGACGATGAGACCAGATTTAACTATTATGGCAACAACACATACAAACACTGCTTCACCGGCGGCGGTCTCAACTCTTTTCACCTCACAAAGGATCCACTCGGAACCGGCGAAATGCATTCCCTCACGGGCGATCAACGTGGCAGCTTCTTCCTCACTGACACCGGCGGGAAGGGGTATTTCCACGATGCCATCCTGTTGGTGGCAGTGAACGGGACGATTCCTGACGATTTCAGTCTTCACATAAGATCAAACGGGTTTATCTGGACACCAGCCGTGAGCCAGGATATGTCAGCCGCCACCGACATCCAGTACATTGAAGGAGCAGTTGATGAGATCTTCACAAAAGACGACTTCATCTACGGACCGCAGAATTGGAAACCATACAAAACAGATGATCATCTGCCCCTGTATTATGGGCAAAATATGAGTGATGAAGCAAACACATTCCGGCTCATGTACATTGACCTGAAGGTTGGTGGTATTGGTTACCGGAGCGGAGTATCCGGGCTTGAGAACGATGGTGCGGCCGTGATCGAATATACATTTGAAAATCTCACATCCTTCGCGGCGGTCAATGGTTACGGATGGAGAAAAACGGGGGACAACGATGGTGAGGCCGGTTGGACAAATGCTGACAGCAGCCTTGCAGTGCGGGGTGTCCCCAGCAGTGAGGAATCAGTGCTGACCAAGATTGTCATCGCTCCCGGCTCTGACGTGGAGGTGACCGATGGGGAGACAATTCAGTTCTCTACGACCTGCTATGATCAGTACACCCGCGAAATGGATGGGATTCCAATTAATTGGTCATTTTCTCATCCCAAAATAGGGACCGTTAATGATAATGGATTATTCACCGCAAATGGTGTAGGAACCGGCTACTTGACGGCATCGCATGGGGATATCACGGCCTCAAAGACAGTAACCGTGCTCTCCTCCTTCCATGAACCACATACCTGGTATGTTGATGACTCTGGAGGGAAGGATTTCACAACTATCAGTGACGCAATTAACTCGTCCCGGAACGGCGACACAATCATTGTCAGGAATGGGACTTATTCCGAACACGTGAAGATCACAAAGGATCTGACCATATGCTCAGAGCATGGGCCAGCGGGAACCAATATTATTCCGGTGGAGCCGTGGCAGTATACTGTCCATGTTACCACAGAGAACGCAACTTTCAGAGGTTTCACTGTTGGTGGTCCATTGTCAGAGGGGGAGGTTGGCGTAGGGTTTGGTGTTAGTGCCATCCGACTGGACGGAGCAGATAACTGTACCATATCGGAGAATGTTATTGAACCATGTGACTATTCCATATATCTCCGTGGTTCTTCCAAAAATGTCCTTGAAAACAACCACCTGCCAAGCGGAGGTCAACAACTCTCCCTTGATAACTCACAGGATAATATCGTGACTGGTAGTGAATTCTCAAACGTCTATATCTGGTGTGCATCAGGAAATGTCCTGACCGAAAACATCTTCAGAACATGTTATGCTGTTATCACCGGTTCGGGTAATGTCTTCTTTGCCAACACATTCAGGGGCAGCGTTGATAATTTTGCAATGTCATCAAACTGCGCCTGGAATTCAACTGAATCTGTTGCATATACCTATAATGAAAAGGCATATGTTGGCTTTGTTGGCAATTATTGGGAATATTGCAACGGCACTGATACCGATGGCGATGGGATCATTGATACACCTTACAAGCTTGATGAACATCCGTTGAACGGGATGTGGGTTGATGGTGCTATCATATCCCCTGAGGTGGATCACATTATTGTTTCCCCAGGCACTACAGTCGTGGCGATGGGGGATAGCAAGCAGTTTACTGCATTTACTTATGATACCTCAGGAAATATTATCGACGATTCCCCCTGCGGCTGGACGATAGACAACACAACTGTGGGAATGGTTAATTATTACACTGGGCTCTTCATTCCGCAAGCGGTGGGTGAGGCGATTATCACTGCAACATATCCTAAAACCGGGGTCATAGGAACAGCAAAGGTTTCGGTCGTGCTTGATCCAAAAACATGGTATGTGGACGATTCGGGTGGAGCAGATTATACTACTATTCAGAGTGCTGTGGATGCAAGTCGTGCTTGGGACCGAATCGTTGTTCGTGAAGGAGAGTATGTCGAGAATGTAGAGGTGGGAAAGCCTCTGACGATCATTTCAGCCGATGGACCGGAAAAGACCATTGTCAGATCGGACAGTCTTGGTCATGTATTTACGATTAATGCAGATTATGTCACTATCAGTGGGTTCACTACCACCGGTGCCAGAAGCGTTGACGCCTGTGGGATCTACGGAGGTGATTTCGATAGATATTTCCATCACTGCAACTTCACCAACAATATTCTCTCCGGTAACCGCGATGCCGGAATCAGACTGAATTATTTTTCCGACTGCATAATTGAGAATAATAGAATTTCGAAGAACAAGTATGGTATTTATATGTGGGGAGGCGTGAATAATGCCTTCATTAATGACACAATTAAAGAGAATGAGCGAGGACTTCGTCTGTTAGCCAATAATGGTGGAGGAGGGAACATCATATTCCAGAACACCTTTGTCAATAACACATATTCGCCTATTATCGAATCAGTTAATATCTGGAACTCTACTGAACCAGTAATCTATGTATATAAGGGCACGACCTGCACTGAGTATATTGGTAATTACTGGGACGATTACAATGGTATTGACAGAGACGGCGACGGAATCGGTGACACATCGTATGCCCTTTCCGGTGGCAACATCGATTCTCATCCTCTTGTCATGCCTGGTGCATATTACCTCCCATCGGATACTGATACAAAACAGAATATAGCACTGAGTATTCCGGGAATGATTATAACCGAAACAGGTTATGGACAGGAAATTAGTGTCAACACCTCCCTTGCTGACATCACCATCTCTGATGACGGTAACATAATCACCATTGATCGGGGGTCATATTATATGAATATCCTAACACAGGGTGTGCATGGGGACATGAACGGCACGGTGAATGGCACGGTCGCCGGTATCATTCTTGACACCGCACCAGTCACGACTCAATTTGACGCTCTCGGCAATGTCACCGCCTCACTGATGGCCAATTTAACCGGCATCACATTGGGGGCTGCGCTGGAGACCACCATCTCAGAGAATGTCTCCACCGCTGCCCAGTCCGCTTTCCAGCTTGCAGCAATCGCAGATGGCCTGGACCTTGACGCAGTCGCCTACACGATGAACATCGTCAAGACGAACCTCACGAACGGACAGGACATCGCCGATGCCACGATTCGTATGGCCGTCAGCCCGGCATGGGTCGCCGCAAACGGCGGATACGACGGCGTGAAGATCATCCGCTTCGCCGAAGACGGCACGCGGGAAGTCCTTGATACGGTCTACCTCGGATTCGACGGCGAACTGGATCAGTTCGAGGCGTATTCACCAAACGGATTGTCCGTCTTCGGTCTTTCCGCCACCAGTGCTGCAGCGGGTCCGGCCGGCACGGGATTCTCCACATCCGGCGGCGGGGTCAGTTCGACAAGCAGTGCACGCTGTGACGGCATCAGCGCCGGGGACACTGCGGTCTTTGTGATGGACAGGACGGCCGTCAGCGAAGTCGACGTCAAGGCTGCTACTGCCATCCCGTCGATGATGCTGACCGCCGAGACGGTCGCAAAGCCGTCTTCTGTTTCGGATGCACCGGGCGAGCTCTACCAGTACATCGAGATCACGTCGTACTACGCGCCGGAGGACTGCATGCAGATGGCAACACTGAAGTTCAGTGTCGACCCCGCCTGGCTCTCCTCCATCGGTTCGTCCGCGACAGGTGTTGAGATGTACCGGTACAACGAAGCGTCCGACACCTGGGACCTGCTCTCGACCGTTGCGGACGGCGAAGCCGACTCCGGATACCGGTTCTTTGCAGACACTCCCTCGTTCAGTCTCTTTGCCATCACGGCTGAGAAGGGAGCCTCCGCACCGGCAGAAGTCGTGCCGACGGATGCTCCAAAACAGCCTTCCGGAGACAGTACCACTCCGTCACAGGCAGAGCCGACGACATCAGCGGCTACCCAGACGCCTGCGGCAACGGGAAGCATACCCACCATGGTCATTATTGCATTCATTGCGATTATCGGTGTGTGCGGTGTTGGTTACCGGCGAAAGAACGCCGGGAACAAATAA